The following proteins are encoded in a genomic region of Candidatus Kryptoniota bacterium:
- the deoC gene encoding deoxyribose-phosphate aldolase encodes MTPNELAAMIDHTLLKPEATSGEIEALCKEAMEYGFKSVCINPGYVFLARNLLKGSRVKVCTVVGFPLGAITAKSKVFETDDAIANGAQEIDMVINIGRLKSGDHKMVREDIRGVVVTAQSKSVIVKVIIEACLLTDPEKEKACMLAKEAGADFVKTSTGFSKSGATPEDVALMRRVVGNSVGVKAAGGIRSYDDAIRMIESGANRIGASAGIKIITEARQRST; translated from the coding sequence ATTACACCGAATGAGCTTGCGGCAATGATCGATCACACGCTGCTCAAACCCGAAGCCACGTCGGGAGAAATTGAAGCTCTCTGCAAAGAGGCGATGGAATATGGATTCAAAAGCGTCTGCATCAATCCCGGGTACGTATTCCTTGCTAGAAACCTGCTCAAGGGATCTCGCGTCAAAGTTTGTACGGTCGTTGGATTTCCGCTCGGAGCAATCACGGCAAAGTCGAAAGTTTTTGAGACCGATGATGCAATTGCCAATGGCGCACAGGAAATAGATATGGTGATCAATATCGGGAGACTGAAGTCCGGCGATCATAAAATGGTGCGGGAGGACATCCGAGGAGTCGTCGTAACCGCCCAGTCGAAGTCCGTAATTGTCAAGGTAATAATCGAGGCATGCCTTCTGACGGATCCTGAGAAGGAGAAAGCGTGCATGCTCGCGAAAGAGGCCGGAGCAGACTTCGTCAAAACATCGACGGGTTTCAGTAAGAGCGGTGCAACGCCGGAAGATGTCGCTCTCATGAGGAGAGTCGTCGGCAATTCGGTTGGAGTGAAGGCGGCTGGTGGCATCAGGTCTTACGATGACGCAATTCGAATGATAGAAAGCGGCGCCAACCGCATCGGGGCGAGCGCGGGAATCAAGATCATCACAGAGGCACGACAAAGGTCGACTTGA
- a CDS encoding 4Fe-4S dicluster domain-containing protein yields the protein MSRKVGILVDTTQCIGCLACEDACADKWGFPHTDVHELSCVKNTVVQQYGDVNVPKLCMHCENPACASVCPVGALHKTADGPVVYDEEKCIGCRYCMQACPFQIPKYQWNKPNPKVTKCTMCYDRIEQGKQPACVEVCPVQARVFGYRDELLETAHKKLNDNPKTYVQHVFGETEVGGTSTMYLAGMDFANLGFRTDLPKTALPQYTWNIMSKIPDYVMWGGTLMTGFWWLTNRKKKVAEYEEKQRLENDRENSTDIER from the coding sequence ATGTCCAGAAAAGTCGGAATACTCGTCGATACAACGCAATGTATTGGATGCCTGGCATGTGAAGACGCCTGTGCTGACAAGTGGGGCTTTCCGCACACAGACGTGCACGAGCTATCGTGCGTGAAAAATACTGTCGTCCAACAATATGGAGATGTCAATGTGCCGAAGTTATGTATGCACTGCGAGAATCCAGCTTGTGCTTCCGTTTGTCCGGTCGGCGCGCTTCACAAGACCGCGGATGGACCGGTCGTATATGACGAAGAAAAGTGCATCGGGTGCAGGTATTGCATGCAGGCTTGCCCGTTTCAGATCCCGAAGTACCAGTGGAACAAGCCGAATCCGAAAGTGACAAAATGCACGATGTGTTATGATCGTATCGAGCAGGGAAAACAGCCGGCGTGCGTGGAAGTGTGCCCTGTCCAGGCACGTGTTTTTGGCTATCGCGATGAACTTCTCGAAACGGCTCATAAGAAACTTAATGACAATCCAAAGACATACGTCCAGCACGTGTTCGGAGAAACAGAAGTCGGCGGCACTTCGACCATGTATCTGGCCGGAATGGATTTTGCCAATCTCGGTTTCAGAACAGATCTTCCGAAGACTGCACTTCCGCAATACACGTGGAACATTATGTCAAAGATTCCTGACTACGTTATGTGGGGCGGTACTTTGATGACTGGATTCTGGTGGCTGACAAATAGAAAGAAAAAAGTTGCCGAGTACGAAGAGAAGCAGCGGCTGGAAAACGACCGGGAAAACTCGACAGACATTGAACGATAA